From a region of the Methylomonas rapida genome:
- the mobH gene encoding MobH family relaxase: protein MENTPPTLITRIRQRLFGVESAPVAQVATTMDEDVPRYPPFMKGLPAAPVERILSSQTESIASIEQALALPDSLYQTIAAPVIRRYAAYSHLLPASESHHHRGAGGLFRHGLEVAHWATLASQGSLFATSASPKERKAQELRWRLAVCFAGLLHDIGKPVADIAVIDAQGQHTWNPCDENITDWAVRNEIERYFLRWRDNRHKRHEQFSALVIERVLTREARTFILESGPDIMQAMLETINGLDRGSKVYALVITADCKSVERDLKAHYQNIDSALGMPVEKYLFDAMRRLVKSGQWTVNEKGARLWRFEDGLHIVWRAGAQDIVTLLAKDKVPGIPRDEDTLADILIERGLAIPKSWPDGRQYRYWQMQPEGLDNPLYLLRLKSAELIFSGEPPLVVAAREISEQDAAAVPLEPVTNPAPKISKPAKAKNLVVMKQPQRTDSPASVLPDAIQSEPAHDLSALPDLLQIESTPSSSNSQGAKDTNNLPSAPDQGLSQSKSTDDAPALCQTKQPKNETPAKPTNTEKADSAAKPDLSTTDTKSIANPVDSAKCWLERYGDVGQCLMDIAAMLNQGQWQLGSDLLEVQDKYLLPFPAAAEKLAVDPPQFIKILEDKGWLVTDVLSPMRKVQTIQSVRGVLLALEPSLALKALLKSEGKATLTASPAQSPTSNTDNKTRDQVKSAQPQDEAIREPKPVRSKSNTTGKHKSIVGNASDSSVNSEPDKASTPTTTPPAKPGTIDLLITHVRQQNLPPDEASTDGHWHTLSNTDLEQFLRQHPTIKRTRLMLDIANHPDCRSVSATEGIQVRLRP, encoded by the coding sequence ATGGAAAATACGCCTCCGACTCTCATTACCCGCATCCGTCAACGTTTATTTGGCGTCGAGTCCGCGCCTGTCGCTCAGGTTGCTACAACGATGGATGAGGACGTGCCGCGTTACCCGCCGTTCATGAAGGGTCTGCCAGCTGCGCCTGTGGAACGCATCCTGTCCAGTCAAACGGAATCGATTGCGTCCATCGAACAGGCGCTGGCCCTGCCAGATAGTCTGTATCAAACCATAGCCGCGCCGGTCATCCGTCGCTATGCCGCCTACAGCCACTTGTTGCCGGCTTCGGAATCGCATCATCATCGCGGCGCCGGCGGTTTGTTTCGGCATGGTCTGGAAGTCGCCCATTGGGCGACCTTGGCATCCCAAGGCAGTTTGTTTGCCACGTCAGCATCACCCAAGGAACGAAAAGCACAAGAATTACGCTGGCGTCTGGCGGTCTGTTTTGCCGGTCTATTGCATGACATTGGCAAACCGGTCGCCGATATCGCCGTGATCGACGCACAGGGGCAACATACCTGGAACCCTTGCGATGAAAACATCACCGACTGGGCTGTGCGAAATGAGATCGAACGATACTTTCTGCGCTGGCGGGACAACCGCCATAAACGCCATGAACAGTTTTCGGCGTTGGTGATCGAGCGCGTCCTGACCCGCGAAGCCCGCACATTCATTCTGGAGTCCGGTCCCGACATCATGCAGGCCATGCTGGAAACCATTAACGGTTTGGACCGCGGTTCCAAAGTTTACGCACTGGTGATAACCGCCGACTGTAAAAGCGTTGAACGTGATTTGAAAGCGCACTACCAAAACATCGACTCGGCCTTGGGCATGCCGGTTGAAAAGTACCTGTTCGACGCGATGCGCCGCTTGGTCAAGTCCGGACAATGGACAGTCAACGAAAAAGGCGCTCGGCTATGGCGTTTTGAGGATGGCCTGCATATCGTCTGGCGGGCCGGTGCTCAAGACATCGTCACATTGCTGGCCAAGGACAAAGTACCCGGCATTCCGCGCGACGAAGACACCTTGGCGGACATTCTGATCGAACGCGGCTTGGCAATCCCTAAGTCCTGGCCGGATGGTCGGCAATACCGTTATTGGCAGATGCAGCCCGAGGGTTTGGACAATCCGCTGTACCTGTTGCGCCTGAAATCCGCGGAACTGATTTTCAGCGGGGAGCCGCCGCTTGTGGTTGCAGCGCGCGAAATTAGCGAACAGGATGCAGCTGCGGTGCCCCTCGAACCCGTTACCAATCCGGCACCGAAAATCAGCAAACCGGCAAAAGCCAAGAACCTCGTGGTTATGAAGCAACCCCAACGCACCGATAGTCCTGCTTCAGTTTTGCCAGACGCTATCCAATCAGAACCCGCGCATGACCTAAGCGCCCTGCCCGACCTGCTACAAATAGAATCGACACCAAGCAGTTCGAATTCACAAGGTGCGAAGGACACGAATAACTTGCCATCAGCTCCCGATCAAGGTCTGTCGCAATCCAAATCAACCGATGACGCCCCTGCGTTGTGTCAGACAAAACAACCGAAAAACGAAACACCAGCCAAACCGACCAACACAGAAAAAGCAGATTCAGCCGCAAAACCCGATCTCTCCACGACGGATACAAAAAGCATCGCTAATCCGGTCGACAGCGCCAAGTGCTGGTTGGAAAGGTACGGCGATGTCGGCCAATGCTTAATGGATATCGCCGCAATGCTCAATCAAGGCCAATGGCAGTTAGGCAGCGATCTATTGGAAGTCCAAGACAAATACCTGCTGCCGTTTCCGGCGGCGGCTGAAAAACTCGCCGTCGATCCGCCCCAGTTCATCAAAATTCTGGAAGACAAAGGTTGGCTAGTGACCGATGTCCTGTCGCCGATGCGCAAGGTACAAACCATTCAATCCGTTCGCGGCGTCCTGCTGGCCTTGGAACCGAGTTTGGCTTTGAAGGCTTTATTGAAATCAGAAGGCAAAGCCACGCTGACAGCATCACCAGCGCAATCTCCAACCAGCAACACTGACAACAAGACCAGAGATCAAGTTAAGTCTGCTCAGCCTCAAGACGAGGCCATTCGGGAACCCAAGCCTGTTCGGTCCAAATCAAACACAACAGGTAAACACAAATCAATTGTCGGCAACGCGTCAGACAGTTCGGTCAATTCCGAGCCAGACAAAGCAAGTACTCCCACAACAACCCCACCGGCAAAACCCGGAACGATCGATTTGCTGATCACGCATGTGCGGCAACAAAACCTTCCGCCCGATGAAGCATCGACAGACGGTCACTGGCACACACTGTCCAATACCGATCTGGAACAATTTCTGAGGCAGCATCCGACGATCAAACGCACTCGCCTGATGCTCGATATCGCCAACCATCCGGATTGTCGCTCGGTCAGTGCCACGGAAGGTATTCAGGTGAGATTACGCCCATGA
- the trfA gene encoding plasmid replication initiator TrfA produces the protein MDRNTTNHSLDNLTERFQSLTERKKAKLRVVEPMTSLPNWPSAIRGTPNACLRSALFAGIQGKERIAYKKRTLLAAVDGIEVRYLGIQLNQSDLDVWMQIVHLSRQQLPGFGVTFSAYALLTALGRGSGKSQHEWLKESMARLGGAFVEITFHGRDAFGEKGFLRYYRDELTQRYVVELTESMLRLFEEGYTYIEFEQRQKLRKQPLALWLHGFLSSHAAPFPMKIATIHRLSGSGSKTLRDFKYRLGKALDALVCIGTLANFEFADDIVKIKRQPTPSQQRFLDDQQH, from the coding sequence ATGGACAGAAATACCACAAACCATTCGCTCGATAATCTCACCGAACGTTTTCAGTCTCTGACGGAGCGGAAAAAAGCCAAATTGCGGGTCGTCGAACCCATGACTTCACTACCCAATTGGCCGTCGGCGATACGCGGGACGCCCAATGCTTGCTTACGGAGCGCATTGTTCGCCGGCATTCAAGGTAAGGAGCGCATTGCTTATAAGAAACGCACCCTGCTGGCTGCGGTCGATGGCATTGAGGTTCGCTACCTCGGCATACAGCTCAATCAATCGGATCTCGATGTCTGGATGCAGATCGTGCACTTGTCCCGGCAACAATTACCGGGATTTGGCGTGACCTTCAGCGCCTATGCCCTGCTGACGGCGTTGGGGCGCGGCAGCGGTAAAAGTCAGCATGAATGGTTGAAAGAATCGATGGCGCGCTTGGGCGGCGCCTTTGTCGAAATCACCTTTCACGGCCGGGATGCTTTCGGTGAAAAAGGCTTCTTGCGCTATTACCGTGACGAACTGACGCAGCGTTACGTAGTGGAATTGACTGAATCCATGCTACGCCTGTTCGAGGAGGGCTATACCTACATCGAATTCGAGCAGCGGCAAAAATTGCGCAAACAACCCTTGGCATTATGGTTACACGGTTTTCTGTCGTCCCATGCCGCGCCGTTCCCGATGAAAATTGCCACCATTCACCGACTGAGCGGCAGTGGCTCGAAAACCCTGCGCGACTTCAAATATCGGCTGGGTAAAGCATTGGATGCCTTGGTGTGCATCGGCACTTTGGCAAACTTTGAATTCGCTGATGATATCGTGAAAATCAAACGCCAACCGACGCCCAGTCAACAGCGTTTTCTCGACGACCAGCAACACTAA
- a CDS encoding ISAzo13 family transposase, which yields MVNFLALLAEFTAGDPMREGVLWTNLSRCEISRRLREMGTPASRHTVRKLLRKHGLGQRKARKKKSMGAHPDRNAQFENIARLKAEYLAAGEPVISIDTKKKELIGDFAREGHTHTQAPVETLDHDFPSAGQGKLIPHGIYDVARNEGTIHLNTSHDTSELCCDSIALWWQRQGREHYPHAKRLLILCDGGGSNAANRHVFKEAVQALAECLGLEIRIAHYPPYCSKHNPIEHRLFPHITRACQGVVFHTLDIAKQFMEKAKTTTGLKVTVDILTGIYETGKKCAADFIQNMRIVFDDFLPRWNYRALPQSR from the coding sequence TTGGTTAACTTTCTGGCACTGCTGGCGGAATTCACCGCCGGTGATCCGATGCGGGAAGGTGTGTTATGGACCAATCTATCGCGTTGCGAAATTAGTCGCCGGTTACGGGAGATGGGAACGCCGGCTAGCCGTCATACAGTGCGCAAGCTGTTGCGAAAACACGGCCTGGGCCAACGCAAGGCGCGCAAGAAAAAATCCATGGGCGCCCATCCCGACCGCAATGCCCAATTCGAAAACATTGCTCGTCTCAAAGCGGAATACTTGGCTGCTGGAGAGCCCGTGATCAGCATCGACACCAAGAAGAAAGAACTCATCGGTGACTTCGCCCGCGAAGGGCATACCCATACACAAGCCCCTGTCGAAACGCTGGATCATGATTTTCCAAGTGCTGGCCAAGGTAAGCTCATTCCGCATGGTATTTATGACGTGGCTCGGAATGAAGGCACGATTCACCTCAATACCAGCCACGATACCAGCGAATTGTGTTGCGATAGCATCGCCCTGTGGTGGCAACGGCAGGGCCGCGAGCACTACCCCCATGCCAAGCGGTTATTAATCCTGTGTGATGGGGGTGGCAGTAATGCCGCTAATCGTCATGTTTTCAAAGAAGCCGTGCAGGCTTTGGCAGAATGTTTGGGCTTGGAAATTCGCATCGCACACTATCCGCCCTATTGCTCAAAGCACAATCCGATTGAGCATCGCTTGTTTCCGCACATCACCCGCGCCTGCCAAGGTGTCGTGTTTCATACGCTCGACATTGCCAAGCAATTTATGGAAAAAGCTAAGACCACAACCGGATTAAAAGTCACGGTCGACATTTTGACCGGTATCTATGAAACCGGAAAGAAATGTGCCGCCGATTTCATCCAAAACATGCGAATCGTATTTGATGATTTTCTACCCCGATGGAATTACCGAGCTCTGCCTCAAAGCAGGTAA
- a CDS encoding restriction endonuclease: MIDDPYPESWQDLQTGVRRLFRNVGLYADVEVDLQTPRGSVNVDVLAVDHRSLDKIKYIVECKNWNAAVPQSVVHSFTTVMHETGANIGFIVSKYGLQSGAKQYTRNTNIVGLTYLELQQRYFEAWWIRYFCPRIGDAADRVLQYTEEFNVHRDKAYDNLSQEKKEIFDQLRSQYTVHSWMFSMFNLKSVSPRMDFGTLLNVPSDLESFKKEVLYYISPGVEWHCMTFRDQLNLILQFLKDVEEEFNSLFGGYIFDIRPMSGVVLDGPPIDRAFL; encoded by the coding sequence ATGATTGACGACCCATATCCAGAAAGCTGGCAAGACTTACAAACAGGTGTGCGAAGACTATTCCGCAACGTTGGTCTGTATGCAGACGTTGAGGTGGATCTCCAGACGCCTCGCGGCTCCGTCAATGTAGATGTTTTAGCTGTAGACCACCGTAGCTTAGATAAAATTAAATATATTGTGGAGTGCAAAAATTGGAATGCGGCAGTGCCTCAATCTGTTGTGCACTCATTTACCACTGTTATGCATGAAACTGGGGCTAACATTGGGTTTATCGTCTCAAAATATGGCCTTCAATCAGGAGCAAAGCAGTACACGCGAAATACAAATATTGTCGGATTAACTTATTTAGAGCTTCAACAGCGATATTTTGAGGCTTGGTGGATAAGATACTTCTGCCCTAGGATAGGTGACGCAGCTGATCGCGTTCTACAGTACACTGAAGAATTTAATGTTCATCGCGATAAAGCATACGACAATCTATCTCAGGAAAAAAAGGAAATATTTGATCAGTTGCGGTCACAGTACACTGTTCATTCTTGGATGTTTTCGATGTTTAACCTTAAGTCAGTAAGTCCGCGCATGGACTTTGGCACCTTGCTGAATGTTCCGTCCGATTTAGAAAGTTTTAAAAAAGAAGTTTTATATTATATTTCACCGGGTGTGGAATGGCACTGTATGACCTTTCGTGATCAATTAAATTTGATCTTGCAGTTCCTCAAAGATGTAGAAGAAGAGTTTAATTCATTGTTTGGCGGTTATATTTTTGATATTAGACCGATGAGCGGCGTAGTGCTTGACGGGCCGCCAATAGATCGAGCCTTCCTATGA
- a CDS encoding abortive infection system antitoxin AbiGi family protein — MSYCPTFAKETFEKHFMMACLTDPEKVDITKHQQLFGKFAVAFNRDSMVKYGANPVLYVTSENLVHIESQMGLLRKFEDLNKDREWKEEVEPYQFTENELLSFYFTAGLSQELEYKGEKDNYFQSEWRILYQPDLFLGHDKADKPGMIRPSNLNGRIVGYLKFDKQDISYILVPKEFVDQAKNDYPHIVVKAA; from the coding sequence ATGAGCTACTGCCCAACGTTCGCCAAAGAGACTTTTGAAAAGCATTTTATGATGGCTTGTCTTACAGACCCAGAAAAGGTTGATATTACTAAGCATCAACAGTTATTCGGTAAATTTGCAGTGGCATTCAATAGGGATTCAATGGTGAAATATGGAGCGAACCCTGTTCTTTACGTTACCTCGGAAAATTTAGTTCATATCGAATCACAAATGGGGTTGCTTCGAAAATTTGAAGATTTAAATAAAGATAGAGAGTGGAAAGAAGAGGTAGAGCCATATCAATTTACTGAAAACGAGTTGCTGAGCTTTTATTTTACTGCCGGGTTATCTCAAGAACTCGAATACAAAGGAGAGAAAGACAATTATTTTCAGTCGGAGTGGAGAATTCTATATCAGCCAGATCTCTTTTTAGGTCATGATAAAGCAGATAAGCCAGGAATGATTAGGCCTTCAAACTTGAACGGAAGAATCGTAGGTTATCTAAAATTTGATAAACAAGATATTTCATACATTTTAGTGCCAAAAGAATTCGTAGATCAGGCAAAAAATGATTATCCCCATATTGTAGTTAAAGCTGCATAA
- a CDS encoding 5'-nucleotidase has product MSFIAYPIERKFVISVASSALFDLSESHEIYITKGVDAYRLHQEEHINTPFPKGVAFPFIRRFLSINKAFPKQSPVEVVLLSRNSPETGLRVFRSIRHYGLDITRAGFMTGRSPHEYVPAFNASLFLSANEEDVQMAIDANYPAGTVLPSKVYDDEIDGELRVAFDFDGVVADDEAETVYKRNNDLNEFQAYETEKQSIPHQPGPLADLFKKLSFMQKLEEKRRKEEPEYKKILRIAIVTARNAPAHERVVTTLKEWGVSPDESFFLGGMQKSRILTVMKPHMFFDDQRSHLESPAGDIPMVHVPFGIANKI; this is encoded by the coding sequence ATTTCCTTTATAGCATATCCTATAGAAAGAAAATTTGTCATCAGTGTTGCATCTAGTGCACTGTTCGACCTTTCTGAATCACACGAAATTTATATTACTAAAGGTGTCGACGCATATCGCTTGCATCAAGAAGAACACATTAACACCCCTTTTCCCAAAGGGGTAGCTTTCCCATTTATCCGACGGTTTCTTAGCATTAACAAGGCATTCCCAAAGCAGTCCCCGGTAGAGGTTGTGCTTTTATCAAGAAACTCGCCAGAAACTGGATTGAGGGTTTTCCGTTCAATTCGACACTATGGCCTTGATATAACCCGTGCTGGATTTATGACGGGGAGATCGCCTCACGAGTACGTGCCTGCCTTTAATGCATCACTGTTCCTGAGCGCGAATGAAGAGGATGTTCAAATGGCCATTGACGCAAACTATCCAGCTGGAACAGTGCTTCCTTCAAAGGTCTATGATGACGAAATTGATGGAGAATTAAGGGTGGCGTTCGACTTTGACGGAGTAGTTGCCGACGATGAAGCAGAAACTGTTTATAAACGGAATAATGACCTCAATGAATTTCAGGCTTACGAAACAGAAAAACAATCAATTCCCCACCAACCAGGCCCACTCGCTGACCTATTCAAAAAACTTTCATTTATGCAAAAATTAGAGGAAAAACGTCGAAAAGAAGAGCCTGAATACAAAAAAATTCTAAGAATAGCTATTGTTACTGCTCGAAATGCCCCTGCTCATGAAAGGGTTGTAACTACACTAAAAGAATGGGGTGTATCCCCTGACGAATCTTTCTTTCTGGGGGGGATGCAGAAATCGAGAATACTGACGGTTATGAAACCTCATATGTTTTTTGATGACCAGCGCAGTCACTTGGAGTCTCCTGCTGGAGATATTCCAATGGTTCATGTGCCATTTGGAATTGCGAACAAAATCTAA
- a CDS encoding SIR2 family protein, whose translation MDELIASYKDRNLILFIGAGLSNNLGLPTWSELIDHVARELGYDPEIYKTFGNSLALAEYYRVKKGNIGPLRSWMDTNWHSDKVDLTGSDIHRLIANSKFHIIYTTNYDRLIEKSFEYYDKRYIKISSVSDIPQIKDGVTQIIKFHGDFDNDDTIVLDESSYYERLEFETPLDIKLRSDVLGKSVLFIGYSLTDVNLRFLFYKLAKLWKTNNGGGVQPRSYVFTHRPNPIQEAILDQWGIKMITSSEDDPQKALQDFLEQFR comes from the coding sequence ATGGATGAATTAATCGCCTCCTACAAGGATAGAAACTTAATTCTTTTCATAGGGGCTGGACTCTCTAACAACCTTGGGTTGCCAACTTGGTCGGAACTGATCGATCACGTGGCTAGAGAGCTTGGATATGATCCCGAAATATATAAAACATTTGGAAATAGTCTTGCATTAGCGGAGTATTACAGAGTAAAGAAAGGGAATATTGGGCCTTTACGAAGCTGGATGGATACAAACTGGCACTCTGACAAAGTAGATCTGACTGGTTCTGATATTCATAGATTAATTGCGAATTCTAAATTCCATATTATTTATACTACAAATTATGATCGATTGATTGAAAAGTCATTTGAATATTATGATAAACGATATATAAAAATCTCCAGTGTATCTGATATACCACAAATTAAAGATGGTGTGACGCAGATAATAAAGTTCCATGGAGATTTTGACAACGACGACACAATCGTTCTTGATGAGTCGAGCTATTATGAACGACTAGAGTTTGAGACGCCTTTGGATATCAAATTGAGATCAGATGTTCTTGGAAAATCTGTCCTTTTCATTGGTTATAGCCTAACCGACGTCAATCTTCGTTTTTTATTTTACAAGCTTGCCAAATTGTGGAAGACAAATAACGGTGGAGGTGTCCAACCAAGATCGTATGTATTTACTCATCGACCGAATCCAATTCAGGAAGCAATACTCGATCAATGGGGTATTAAAATGATTACATCTTCGGAGGATGATCCGCAAAAGGCGCTCCAAGATTTTTTGGAGCAGTTCCGTTGA